A single region of the Arthrobacter sp. PAMC25564 genome encodes:
- a CDS encoding ankyrin repeat domain-containing protein translates to MSKQDTTPGTAGAPDDETLALAHALFDAAREGNSALLASYLTAGAPATLTNTAGDSLLMLAAYHGHPETVGLILQHGGDANAANDRGQTPLAGAVFKGYTDVARELLDAGADPDAGTPSARAAAQMFARTEILALLG, encoded by the coding sequence TTGAGCAAGCAGGACACCACACCCGGCACGGCCGGCGCCCCGGACGATGAGACGCTGGCCTTGGCCCACGCACTCTTCGACGCGGCGCGTGAAGGAAACTCCGCACTGCTCGCCAGCTACCTGACGGCGGGGGCACCGGCCACCCTGACCAATACCGCAGGGGATTCCCTGCTCATGCTCGCGGCCTACCACGGCCACCCGGAGACGGTCGGGCTGATCCTGCAGCACGGCGGCGACGCCAATGCCGCCAACGACCGGGGCCAGACCCCCCTGGCCGGGGCCGTCTTCAAGGGCTACACGGACGTCGCCCGCGAGCTGCTCGACGCCGGCGCCGACCCCGACGCGGGCACCCCCTCGGCCCGGGCCGCCGCGCAGATGTTCGCCCGGACGGAGATCCTGGCGCTGCTCGGCTGA
- a CDS encoding PadR family transcriptional regulator, with product MATAAPLTPLGVAALSLLVEGPMHPYEMYQLLMARHEDRLVKVRPGTLYHAVGRLEGQGLVSATGTDREGNRPERTTYEISEAGREALTLRLQDMLANPVNEYPSFPLAVSEAYNLPAGVVVELLDRRLKGLEGQLEFLAAAEERARMKGVDRKYWIDMEYQQTLLRAETGWIRSLQDQIGSGRLPW from the coding sequence ATGGCCACAGCCGCGCCGCTGACACCGCTGGGCGTTGCCGCACTCTCCCTGCTGGTGGAAGGGCCCATGCACCCGTACGAGATGTACCAGCTCCTTATGGCCCGGCACGAAGACCGGCTCGTCAAAGTCCGGCCGGGAACGCTGTACCACGCGGTCGGCCGGCTGGAAGGGCAGGGGCTGGTTTCCGCGACCGGAACGGATCGGGAGGGCAATCGCCCGGAACGCACCACGTACGAGATCTCCGAGGCGGGCCGGGAAGCCCTGACCCTGCGGCTGCAGGACATGCTTGCCAACCCCGTCAACGAGTACCCGTCCTTTCCGCTGGCCGTCTCCGAGGCGTACAACCTGCCGGCCGGCGTCGTGGTTGAACTGCTTGACCGGCGTCTCAAAGGCCTGGAAGGGCAGCTGGAATTCCTGGCCGCGGCGGAGGAGCGGGCCCGGATGAAAGGCGTCGACCGCAAGTACTGGATCGACATGGAGTACCAGCAGACCCTATTGCGCGCGGAAACCGGCTGGATCCGGAGCCTCCAGGACCAGATCGGCAGCGGCCGGCTGCCCTGGTAG